The genome window TatttttggagacttggagaTACCCATCATTTAAAGCATTAGTACTATGGGAACACAAGCAACTTGATCATATACTGGAAAATGCATTAATTGGATCTAGGGTATTGAGGCAGAGGAAgaaatggaaaaaataaaacaacagaaACAAACTACAtaggaagaagaggaaggagaATCGTCTACATATATAAAAAGTAAAGGTTTCTCATGTAGGGTTGCTCAACTCAGTCTCTGGTAGCTTCTTCAGAGGTTAGCTACCACGATGGCACATAGCAAGTGCTTTCTATTCTGGGTAACCGGAAAATATTTCCATAAGTTGAGGTGCAAATTTGCAAGCGAGAAATCACATATCCATAAAACCAAAAAACATAAAGTGTAGCATTAACAAGCTTATATATCAAAAATGTTGGTTGAATCAACATTCCTAAAGAAAGATGACTTATGACCTTGATTACCTGACAGTAACCAACAGCAGGGTTATGGAGAGCGTAAGCTATGAGTAAACGCCTCAAGGAATCCCTGCCATCCTCATCCAAAGCAGGATGACCCGGGAAAGTCCGGGGTATGTCCTGTAACAATGGAAGTTATTACATGGAGAAACCCAGATCACACtccaaagcaaaagaagcagcACCTACGAATTGAAAAGATTGAAGGATAAAGTCCAAGGCGCATGCATCTAATGACCTTCTCAATCTGCTTTTGAAATTTCCCCGGTACACGAAATGAGTTACTGCGCTCTTTGCTTTCACAAACATTACTTTCTATGGCCAGCAAATCCTGGTAATAGCTCTCCACTAGACGTGCCTTCACGCCAACGAAGGCTTGCCATACCTGAAATGGTGAAATCATTGCAAATCACTTTTTTCCACATAGATAAGAAGtgcaagaaaattttgaaatgtcAACTTCACCTCTCCTCTGAGATCCTTTGGTACTCCTCCATGAACAAGAGATTCCAGTTCTTCCTTCCATGAAAACAAAGTTTCTGAAGAGACCATTTTACCCACAACATTGTCCTCTGATTTCTTAACAGTTGCATGGTCAACATCCTCCACAGAGTCCCCTCCTGAAGTTCCTATCTCATTTATTGATGGAAGATGGTCTCGACTGGCACTTATCTGCCCCTCCTTCATTTTCTGTCTTTTCTTAACACAACAACTCATCATATTCTCAATGATATGTACGGATGGTCTGACCTGAGCCCAAGTTTGAATCTTATGGGTCTTTGTTGCTTTTGAATGTATCTTGTCCTTCTCAGATTCTTCTGAAAGTTGTGCTGACTTCTCAGATTCTTGAGAAAGTTGCACCTGCTTCCTATGGGTGTTTGCAAGCTGGAATTCCTTAACAGGTCTTTCCAATAGCTGTACCTCCTTCCCAGGTAGTTCCGAAAGCTGTACCTCCTCCTTGGCTCCCTTTGAAAGCTGCACCTCCTTTTCAGTATTGCATTCTGTTGAAACATCACAATCAGATATGATGCAGCCTGAATCATCCCCCTCCCTTCCCCTTTGTAAGACAGCCTCTTCCTTCTCCTCAGTAGTTTTGACCTGTGAAACCTCGCTAAATTTCTCTGCAGAGGAGTAGAATAGAACAGATTTTGCTTGGTGTTCAAGAAAATCCTTCCATTTAGTCGAtctttcctcttcctcctcctaaTACCATGAATATATCACTAGTCTGGACAGACAATACTCGTATACTTTTACTGCTTAGCACCGTTTGAAAATGGAATAGGAATTCAAGAACGATCAAACTACTAAGAGCAACTTATAATTCTGCGTTCATCTCAGATAAGGGGtataatgtaagggtgtaaaataagggttacgttttaatggtgtggagGAATGAGATAACAAGTGGGGTTCACTGTTTTGGGTCccatatgttttaaatcaatggtataaacatatacccttattttacacattTATGTTAGACCCTTACGTGAGAATACCCCTATATTTCACACTCCTCCTATGAGATCATTTTCTCATCTTACGAATGACATAAGGTAGCTACAGCATACTAATGTGACGTTGAACTTTTTCTTTTCAAGAAGACTTTTTCAGGCTACAGTTTTTGATGATATAGACATAGAGTCAACTACTATTACCCCCACTTCTTTTAAAATGTAACTGTAGTTTAACCGTTTTGAAGATCAGTGCATGGTTAAGTTGAGTGTGGACAACAGAAGCAAAATATCTTGAAAATAGTGATGCAACCATTGTTTGTTCTAAAACATATGATTAATGACAGTCTCTGCTCATGAAGACTAATAGGATCAAATCAAGGTGGCTCATAAATGTTTTGAAAATGTACGAAAGAAGATGAAAATCTTATACTACTGGGGCAGGGCAGCAAATACCTTGTAGATACTAGAATATTCTCTGTATCTTTGAATTTGTTGAGGTCTCAAAGCAAATCCATAGGCA of Tripterygium wilfordii isolate XIE 37 chromosome 13, ASM1340144v1, whole genome shotgun sequence contains these proteins:
- the LOC120012882 gene encoding ecotropic viral integration site 5 protein homolog isoform X3 yields the protein MLLSLLSRRSLEVDSRDAYGFALRPQQIQRYREYSSIYKEEEEERSTKWKDFLEHQAKSVLFYSSAEKFSEVSQVKTTEEKEEAVLQRGREGDDSGCIISDCDVSTECNTEKEVQLSKGAKEEVQLSELPGKEVQLLERPVKEFQLANTHRKQVQLSQESEKSAQLSEESEKDKIHSKATKTHKIQTWAQVRPSVHIIENMMSCCVKKRQKMKEGQISASRDHLPSINEIGTSGGDSVEDVDHATVKKSEDNVVGKMVSSETLFSWKEELESLVHGGVPKDLRGEVWQAFVGVKARLVESYYQDLLAIESNVCESKERSNSFRVPGKFQKQIEKDIPRTFPGHPALDEDGRDSLRRLLIAYALHNPAVGYCQAMNFFAGILLLLMPEENAFWTLVGIMDDYFDGYYTEEMIESQVDQLVFEELMRERFPKLVNHLDYLGVQVAWISGPWFLSIFVNMLPWESVLRVWDVLLFEGNRVMLFRTALALMELYGPALLTTKDAGDAITLLQSLAGSTFDSSQLVFTACIGFFAVTEKRLEELREKHRPAVLVVVEERSKQGRVWKDSKGLASKLYSFKHDSGVEEVFNSVESDGVLADGDKSRPETRSSNLDELLSGLTVDSEVDSLPDLQEQTAYVQVVWLKVEMSKLLEEKRSAVLRAEELETALMEIVKQDNRRELSARNKASGFHSKKLISNQ
- the LOC120012882 gene encoding ecotropic viral integration site 5 protein homolog isoform X4 — translated: MLLSLLSRRSLEVDSRDAYGFALRPQQIQRYREYSSIYKEEEEERSTKWKDFLEHQAKSVLFYSSAEKFSEVSQVKTTEEKEEAVLQRGREGDDSGCIISDCDVSTECNTEKEVQLSKGAKEEVQLSELPGKEVQLLERPVKEFQLANTHRKQVQLSQESEKSAQLSEESEKDKIHSKATKTHKIQTWAQVRPSVHIIENMMSCCVKKRQKMKEGQISASRDHLPSINEIGTSGGDSVEDVDHATVKKSEDNVVGKMVSSETLFSWKEELESLVHGGVPKDLRGEVWQAFVGVKARLVESYYQDLLAIESNVCESKERSNSFRVPGKFQKQIEKDIPRTFPGHPALDEDGRDSLRRLLIAYALHNPAVGYCQAMNFFAGILLLLMPEENAFWTLVGIMDDYFDGYYTEEMIESQVDQLVFEELMRERFPKLVNHLDYLGVQVAWISGPWFLSIFVNMLPWESVLRVWDVLLFEGNRVMLFRTALALMELYGPALLTTKDAGDAITLLQSLAGSTFDSSQLVFTACIGFFAVTEKRLEELREKHRPAVLVVVEERSKQGRVWKDSKGLASKLYSFKHDSGVEEVFNSVESDGVLADGDKSRPETRSSNLDELLSGLTVDSEVDSLPDLQEQMSFPVTLENIGHLLKSVIMTLGTYLCRRLCYLQNLGAFRYVYIFFPVLERQIIITYFTM